The Colletes latitarsis isolate SP2378_abdomen chromosome 14, iyColLati1, whole genome shotgun sequence genome has a segment encoding these proteins:
- the Atg2 gene encoding autophagy-related 2 isoform X1, which yields MSWLGSLPWSQGIKKRACRYLLQRYLGQFLEEKLTLDQFTVDLYNGTGRVTNVSLDVQALNEMGEQQHLPLEFVHGFIAEMSVSIPWSALLSEASYVEVTSLRLTVQLRQRKKSSTSMFESMWNSMSSSMQLAQECLQEDANNTGNFQPLEGVELFAQTIDSILYRVKVRFIDTVIRLEHVPLDSSTGVAVEIHIKNLEYSDEAGMDPSSTSLDPSQSTKGYIVSAFTTKRFYLDGVTFYTDEFPTCTRTFSRSVITTSRGSTPDSKNSDGQFFSAQMSPNQNMQTPPDGNIINNLSGSNPIMFAKLAGRQEIRVKLKQGEGVSGPKVKLEVTLGSLTSFLSPRQAHVLIELGHGLASPELEDISNVAPKTCTEKPMAGSDFHRVERELIQQIQPTQGLRTMDLKHTQGWSTASLDESDNEDVFLPMRLPGSTSMSDSIASNNINMDGSISSSSTSLKSSATSVPKQRKHRYSVDNSLPVEIFPFHVRVSSIAIILLHEDILTTCVDGGGLTCSSIRQMKNSAEEFFKQLGMFAATGYGNKDFDKASKLLLDACHLSHIRLLAAPLVIDGKENTTTETSVTSGTLTLASLEIIECLIDSNSSGGNGTPATEYVELLTFPKENSTNVGFANKIDFKMKFKSTDDVYDARFAMVAKYATLRTEIDIELEPCKSEVDITIVDRICTLLNPQPICVYNPVSNDKNINQQTLFDQAVESPTSSTSLVIINVSSSQCTIKLRFPIPDLRPLHDMNRAPWWKRSVRTDYMILKLIDAQIHSTMKNFPRYVVKHEIQFRKLLFSYAETETDTPIKIGKVTADENMGSMNQVNEGFGWSRVVITIYPQHLSGQLEDSSEGEPDSNLDEALGSVPKHQQSPFSSKRFIHESDTPHAQGDKDDSEEREGEELIIPGSRVEMLEFMDESTRGSRIQLEINFPCVSVQIPSKHLFELLYNRFNIDLLLWTPSAPKPKYTTHMESHMGRDFASTLLQESVYPRFSTCKSGLQYDSDSDSDKEGIFHSAADKSYRQHQNRVPRNSQSKLAILLSIDRGILCMYTPVRDSMRNVIPGQQGEIIIHTEDTTIFSVIAHKGNSNLDYVCAMINNISLDHCGLMTTPTQMPPLRWFHNAVPRHCQNSICRTSASANVMGRNNSNKDMVMLATRIQASHQTHRIKTFRVAVGITNATLKHRMYVTGTSWFTQLTDFLDVNDNPVAGYSPSRKLTELHLHFWDCAVDYRPIHLPLRSMVTLSNFSVSSNIAAHTNTSTLCFIAEDIALFISNKLGKDVDLKRDYVCVMDVGLFELSLRLSEKMFGAAPRVDLRASNNVLHVRTCSDSGRALIQLLTYFANDGDLIPNPENTESIMVPSSGDEESLLGEESINTLSKSQVERVNTLMEEAMKETVNGTDASVDSKTLINENRVEVFFFPDESHPSSQAVPEMCFEPHIKLECNVDVPDPNEDFCILGEEAGTGIMPRLGVPEVRWLCQESLRIIDNHFEIPLYKTDLLKAPRHFPVPVSRYTLCEMTLIWHMYGGRDFESSSTNNEYVVVNDDKNRSKMTNQKTDRSPWYEGVTFNTPKDSNEWKAYGGHNRRRDVLIELQLNKVRFQHEIYPENTEKAAWQILLISEIEIRDRLASSHINKFLYQYSSESKPKQSHANMFVLKAVHVRPDPRLSSRECCLKLSLLPLRLNIDQDSLLFLIEFFNELSNNPKQILENSNTPSNSQSSSLSKQGTSAHHLPVMSVNDTAPNTPTSTNSSQNDSIDPNLLILLEDELMIKECKTNTKTKQAVTEDCQPIYFRSVVFSPEVLVRLDYHGKRVDLTHGPVAGLLMGLAQLNCSELRLKRLTHRDGLLGIDKLLTFLLSEWLQDIKKNQLPSVLGGVGPMHSLVQLFQGIRDLFWMPIEQYQKDGRIIRGLQRGANSFTTSTAMATLELTSKLIYAIQSTAETAYDMVSPGPSVRHKNRGQKGRRKRYNQPLDIREGMTNAYLLVKEGLGETANQLVRVASEEHEQKGVSGAVGGVLRQIPPTVMKPIILATEATSNVLGGMQSQLVPDARREATQKWRQDSDEEH from the exons ATGTCTTGGTTGGGATCCTTGCCCTGGTCACAAGGGATCAAGAAACGAGCCTGCAGATATCTCCTACAACGGTATCTTGGTCAATTTTTAGAGGAGAAGCTGACATTAGATCAGTTCACAGTAGATCTTTACAATGGAACTGGTCGTGTAACCAATGTCAGCCTTGATGTACAG GCACTCAACGAAATGGGAGAACAGCAACATCTGCCATTAGAGTTTGTACATGGTTTTATAGCAGAGATGTCCGTTAGTATACCTTGGTCAGCTTTGCTCAGTGAAGCTAGTTACGTGGAGGTGACCAGCCTCAGATTGACAGTTCAACTAagacaaagaaaaaaaagtagTACCTCAATGTTTGAATCCATGTGGAATTCTATGTCATCGAGCATGCAACTTGCACAAGAATGTTTACAGGAAGATGCTAACAATACTGGAAATTTTCAACCATTGGAAGGAGTGGAATTGTTTGCACAAACAATAGATTCAA ttttatacagggtgaaaGTCAGGTTTATTGATACTGTAATACGTTTGGAACATGTGCCATTGGATTCTTCGACGGGAGTTGCGGTAGAAATTCATATAAAGAATCTTGAATATTCTGACGAAGCAGGCATGGATCCAAGTAGTACTTCGTTAGATCCTAGTCAATCAACAAAGGGATACATTGTCTCAGCATTCACAACAAAACGTTTCTACTTAGACGGAGTAACTTTCTACACAGACGAATTTCCAACTTGTACAAGAACTTTCTCTAGAAGTGTAATAACAACGAGTAGAGGTTCCACGCCAGATTCTAAA AATTCGGATGGTCAATTTTTTTCTGCACAAATGTCCCCCAATCAAAATATGCAAACTCCTCCAGATGGtaacattattaataatttaagcGGGTCGAATCCTATAATGTTTGCTAAGTTGGCAGGCAGACAAGAAATAAGAGTAAAATTGAAACAAGGAGAAGGTGTATCAGGGCCAAAG GTAAAATTAGAAGTTACTTTGGGATCGTTGACTTCGTTTCTAAGCCCGCGACAGGCGCACGTTTTAATAGAATTAGGACATGGGCTTGCATCCCCGGAGTTAGAAGACATTAGTAACGTTGCACCGAAAACGTGCACCGAAAAACCTATGGCTGGTAGCGACTTTCATCGCGTGGAACGCGAACTTATTCAACAAATACAACCGACTCAAGGATTACGTACTATG GATTTGAAGCATACGCAAGGCTGGTCAACAGCATCTTTAGATGAATCAGATAACGAGGATGTATTTTTACCAATGCGATTACCAGGATCTACGTCAATGAGTGATTCTATTGCAAGTAACAACATCAACATGGACGGAAGTATATCGTCTAGTAGTACTAGCTTAAAAAGTTCAGCAACCAGTGTACCAAAGCAACGTAAACATAGATATAGCGTGGATAATAGTCTTCCTGTGGAAATATTTCCCTTTCACGTGAGAGTATCTTCCATAGCTATAATTCTGTTACACGAAGATATATTGACTACGTGCGTAGATGGCGGCGGTTTAACATGTTCTAGTATACGGCAAATGAAGAATTCGGCGGAAGAATTTTTTAAGCAACTCGGCATGTTTGCAGCTACTGGATACGGGAATAAAGATTTTGATAAAGCATCTAAATTACTCTTAGACGCTTGCCATTTAAGTCACATTAG ATTACTCGCTGCGCCGCTAGTAATCGACGGAAAGGAAAATACTACAACAGAAACCTCCGTAACGTCTGGAACATTGACATTAGCTAGTTTAGAAATTATAGAATGTTTAATCGATTCGAACAGTTCCGGTGGAAATGGAACCCCCGCAACGGAGTATGTTGAACTACTTACTTTTCCAAAAGAGAATTCAACGAACGTCGGCTTTGCAAACAAAATAgactttaaaatgaaatttaaatcgaCTGATGACGTTTACGATGCTAGATTTGCTATGGTAGCGAAATATGCAACTCTGCGAACAGAAATCGA TATCGAATTGGAACCGTGCAAAAGCGAAGTGGATATAACCATTGTAGATAGGATATGTACCTTACTTAATCCACAACCAATATGTGTTTACAATCCCGTATCTAACGACAAAAACATC AATCAACAAACTTTATTTGATCAAGCTGTGGAAAGTCCTACTTCATCAACTTCTTTAGTTATCATAAATGTATCTTCGTCGCAGTGTACAATAAAACTCAG gtTTCCAATACCAGATTTAAGACCACTGCACGATATGAATAGGGCACCGTGGTGGAAAAGATCAGTGAGAACGGATTACATGATTTTGAAACTGATAGATGCACAAATACATTCTACGATGAAAAATTTTCCCCGCTATGTAGTGAAGCATGAAATTCAATTTCGAAAGTTGCTGTTCTCGTATGCGGAAACCGAGACAGATACCCCGATAAAAATAGGCAAAGTCACAGCTGACGAGAATATGGGGTCAATGAATCAAGTTAACGAAGGTTTTGGTTGGTCCAGGGTAGTGATTACAATTTATCCGCAACATTTGAGCGGTCAGTTAGAAGATAGTTCCGAAGGAGAACCGGATTCCAACTTGGACGAAGCTTTGGGGAGCGTACCTAAACATCAACAGTCGCCGTTCAGCTCAAAACGCTTTATTCACGAATCCGATACACCTCATGCACAAGGCGACAAAGACGATTCCGAAGAAAG AGAAGGCGAAGAACTGATTATACCAGGAAGCCGTGTAGAAATGCTAGAGTTCATGGATGAAAGCACCCGTGGTTCCAGAATTCAACTAGAAATCAACTTTCCGTGTGTTTCCGTCCAAATACCATCTAAGCACCTGTTCGAATTACTGTATAATAGATTCAACATTGATCTTCTTTTGTGGACGCCATCGGCGCCAAAACCAAAATATACGACGCATATGGAGAGTCATATGGGTCGTGATTTCGCGTCTACCTTGTTGCAAGAATCGGTTTATCCTAG ATTTAGTACGTGCAAGAGTGGGCTTCAATATGATTCCGATTCAGATTCGGACAAGGAAGGCATATTTCATTCGGCAGCCGATAAGAGTTACAGGCAACACCAGAACAGAGTGCCGAGAAACAGTCAGAGTAAATTAGCAATACTTCTGAGTATAGACCGAGGTATTCTCTGCATGTACACTCCCGTTCGTGACTCGATGCGCAACGTTattcctggccaacaaggggaAATTATAATCCATACAGAGGACACAACGATATTTTCAGTAATCGCGCATAAAGGAAACTCGAATTTGGATTACGTGTGCGCTATGATAAATAATATATCGTTGGATCATTGCGGATTAATGACGACTCCTACGCAAATGCCTCCATTGAGATGGTTTCATAACGCTGTGCCGCGACATTGTCAAAATTCTATATGTAGAACCAGCGCGAGCGCGAACGTAATGGGGAGAAATAACAGTAATAAAGATATGGTGATGCTCGCTACTCGGATACAGGCTAGTCATCAAACTCATCGTATAAAA ACTTTTAGAGTAGCGGTAGGCATAACAAATGCTACACTGAAGCACAGAATGTACGTCACTGGTACATCGTGGTTCACACAGTTAACGGATTTTCTTGATGTGAACGATAATCCAGTTGCCGGCTACTCACCGTCAAGAAAATTAACAGAACTGCATTTACATTTCTGGGATTGCGCAGTTGATTATAG GCCAATTCATTTACCATTGAGATCAATGGTAACTCTCAGTAACTTTAGCGTGTCCAGCAACATAGCTGCTCATACGAATACTTCGACCTTGTGTTTTATAGCAGAAGACATTGCATTGTTCATATCCAACAAATTAGGGAAAGACGTAGACTTAAAGAGAGACTATGTGTGCGTTATGGACGTAGGGTTGTTTGAATTGTCGTTAAGGCTAAGCGAGAAAATGTTTGGTGCAGCGCCCAGAGTGGATCTGAGAGCGAGCAACAACGTTCTGCATGTACGAACATGCTCGGATTCTGGCCGTGCTCTCATTCAATTGTTGACTTATTTTGCTAATGACGGAGATTTGAtaccaaacccagaaaatactGAAAGTATTATGGTACCGAGCTCGGGAGACGAAGAAAGTCTTCTCGGGGAGGAGAGTATTAATACTTTGAGCAAAAGTCAAGTGGAACGTGTAAATACTTTGATGGAGGAGGCAATGAAGGAGACTGTGAACG gGACAGATGCAAGCGTAGACAGTAAAACATTAATAAATGAAAATCGAGTGGAAGTATTTTTCTTTCCGGATGAGTCTCACCCTTCTTCGCAGGCAGTACCTGAAATGTGCTTCGAGCCACATATCAAGCTGGAATGTAACGTCGATGTTCCGGATCCTAACGAAGACTTTTGTATATTGGGAGAAGAAGCGGGCACAGGGATTATGCCTAGACTCGGTGTACCGGAAGTTCGTTGGCTGTGTCAAGAGTCTTTAAGAATAATAGATAACCATTTTGAGATTCCACTTTATAAAACCGATTTACTTAAAGCGCCTAGACATTTCCCTGTTCCGGTTTCAAGGTACACCCTCTGCGAAATGACACTGATTTGGCACATGTATGGAGGAAGGGACTTCGAATCGTCCTCGACGAATAACGAATACGTCGTTGTCAACGATGATAAAAATCGTTCTAAAATGACGAATCAGAAAAC GGATAGATCGCCGTGGTACGAAGGAGTAACTTTCAATACACCTAAAGATTCGAACGAGTGGAAAGCGTACGGAGGCCATAACCGTCGACGCGATGTTCTAATAGAGCTGCAATTGAACAAAGTGCGTTTCCAGCACGAGATCTATCCGGAAAATACCGAAAAAGCGGCGTGGCAAATATTGCTAATAAGCGAAATAGAAATTAGAGACAGGCTGGCATCTTCGCACATCAATAAATTCTTGTACCAGTACAGTAGCGAGTCGAAACCGAAACAGTCCCACGCGAATATGTTTGTCCTAAAGGCAGTTCACGTCAGACCGGATCCAAGATTAAGTAGTCGAGAATGTTGTTTGAAACTCAGCCTACTGCCGTTGCGTCTAAACATAGACCAGGACAGCCTATTATTCTTGATAGAGTTTTTCAACGAATTGAGTAATAATCCGAAGCAGATTCTAGAGAATTCTAATACACCAAGCAATTCTCAGTCCTCCTCATTGTCTAAACAAGGGACGTCAGCGCATCATCTACCGGTTATGAGCGTGAACGATACCGCGCCTAATACACCAACGTCAACGAATTCGTCGCAAAACGATAGCATAGATCCAAATTTACTAATACTTCTCGAGGATGAACTGATGATCAAAGAATGTAAAACGAACACGAAAACGAAGCAGGCGGTTACCGAAGATTGTCAACCAATATATTTTAG GAGTGTGGTATTTTCCCCCGAAGTCCTTGTTAGATTAGATTATCATGGGAAGCGTGTAGATCTCACTCACGGGCCAGTAGCGGGCCTCCTAATGGGCCTGGCACAATTGAACTGTTCCGAATTAAGACTGAAAAGATTGACACATCGAGATGGACTTCTGGGAATCGATAAGCTTCTAACGTTTTTACTTTCCGAGTGGTTGCAAGACATAAAGAAAAATCAACTTCCAAGTGTACTTGGTGGTGTAGGCCCTATGCATTCGTTGGTACAATTGT TTCAAGGAATACGAGACTTATTTTGGATGCCCATAGAACAGTACCAGAAAGATGGTAGAATCATTAGAGGATTGCAACGAGGCGCGAACAGTTTTACCACCTCCACCGCAATGGCAACGTTAGAATTGACTTCTaaattaatatacgctattcaaAGCACCGCTGAAACAGCTTACGacatggtcagccctggtcctaGCGTGAGGCATAAGAACAGGGGACAGAAAGGGCGGCGGAAAAGATACAACCAACCGTTGGACATTCGCGAAGGAATGACTAATGCTTACTTGCTAGTAAAAGAG GGTTtgggcgaaaccgcgaatcagtTAGTGCGCGTAGCTAGTGAAGAACATGAACAGAAAGGAGTCTCTGGTGCAGTGGGGGGCGTATTACGGCAAATACCACCGACAGTTATGAAACCGATAATTCTGGCGACCGAAGCGACTAGCAACGTATTAGGTGGTATGCAGTCGCAATTGGTGCCCGACGCGAGACGAGAAGCAACTCAAAAATGGCGGCAAGATTCGGACGAAGAGCATTGA